The following proteins come from a genomic window of Spongiibacter tropicus DSM 19543:
- the glmM gene encoding phosphoglucosamine mutase, with product MTRKYFGTDGVRGRVGEFPITPEFVLKLGWAVGQVFAREGRGRVLIGKDTRISGYMFESALEAGLVAAGVDVRLLGPMPTPAIAYLTRTFKARAGIVISASHNPYYDNGIKFFSAEGSKLPDEIELAIEAAMDQPMSTVESAALGKVKRIDDAAGRYIEYCKSTFGTELSLDGLKIVLDCAHGATYHVAPSVFAELGADVVVMGAGPDGLNINAEVGSTHPGALCQRVVSEGADLGIAFDGDGDRVLFVDVNGELVDGDELLYIIAAEQRRRDGACAGVVGTLMSNLGLELALRELSIPFVRAKVGDRYVKELMTTQGYSLGGENSGHIICSDVSTTGDGIVAALQVLRAMRTQQASLASLRAPLSMLPQVMINVRTASAFDLADEVLRREVARVEAELGDAGRVLLRASGTEPLIRVMVEGRDGQQVQSLCEQLAACVESRAQ from the coding sequence ATGACAAGAAAATACTTTGGCACCGACGGGGTGCGTGGTCGAGTCGGGGAGTTTCCGATTACGCCGGAATTCGTGCTCAAGCTGGGCTGGGCAGTCGGTCAGGTGTTCGCCCGGGAAGGTCGCGGGCGTGTGCTCATTGGCAAAGACACACGAATTTCCGGCTATATGTTCGAGTCGGCTCTGGAGGCCGGGCTGGTTGCGGCGGGGGTGGATGTGCGCCTGTTGGGGCCGATGCCGACGCCGGCCATTGCGTATCTGACCCGAACCTTCAAGGCGCGTGCCGGCATCGTGATCAGTGCCAGTCACAATCCCTACTATGACAATGGCATCAAGTTTTTCTCCGCCGAGGGCAGTAAGTTGCCGGATGAGATAGAGCTGGCGATTGAGGCGGCCATGGATCAGCCAATGTCGACGGTGGAATCGGCGGCGCTGGGCAAGGTAAAACGCATCGATGATGCGGCAGGGCGTTACATCGAATATTGCAAATCCACATTTGGTACCGAGCTGTCGTTGGATGGCTTGAAGATTGTGCTCGATTGCGCTCACGGTGCCACCTACCACGTTGCGCCGTCGGTGTTTGCCGAGTTGGGGGCCGACGTTGTGGTGATGGGGGCGGGGCCAGATGGCTTGAATATCAATGCCGAGGTGGGGTCCACGCATCCCGGCGCGCTCTGTCAGCGGGTGGTCTCCGAAGGAGCTGACCTGGGTATTGCTTTTGACGGCGACGGGGATCGAGTGCTGTTTGTCGATGTTAATGGCGAACTGGTCGATGGTGACGAGTTGCTGTACATCATCGCGGCGGAACAGCGGCGCCGCGATGGCGCGTGTGCGGGGGTGGTCGGCACGCTGATGTCCAATCTTGGCTTGGAGTTGGCCCTGCGCGAATTGTCGATTCCCTTTGTGCGCGCCAAAGTGGGCGACCGCTATGTGAAAGAATTAATGACGACTCAGGGGTACTCGCTGGGAGGGGAAAACTCCGGGCATATTATTTGCTCTGATGTCAGTACCACCGGTGATGGCATTGTGGCGGCGTTGCAGGTGTTGAGGGCAATGCGTACTCAACAGGCATCGCTGGCGTCCTTGCGAGCCCCGTTGTCCATGTTGCCGCAGGTGATGATTAATGTGCGCACGGCATCGGCGTTCGATCTGGCGGATGAGGTTTTACGGCGCGAGGTTGCCCGGGTTGAGGCCGAGTTGGGTGATGCCGGTCGCGTTCTGCTCCGCGCATCCGGGACCGAGCCGCTCATTAGGGTGATGGTTGAGGGGCGCGATGGTCAGCAGGTGCAATCGCTGTGTGAGCAGCTTGCAGCCTGTGTAGAGAGTCGGGCGCAGTGA
- the folP gene encoding dihydropteroate synthase, protein MSTIPAMSPQLRCGDRILDLSRPSVMAVINVTPDSFSDGGRFVRDGRIAVDAVLAQVERAIQSGAQLIDVGGESTRPGADAVSESEELERVVPVVSAIAERFETIISVDTSSASVIRESARAGAGLINDVRSLSREGAMQAVAESGLPVCVMHMNGEPQVMQRQPHYDDVVAEVIEFLEARVAACLAAGITQDRIVLDPGFGFGKSLEHNLTLFRALPALKDLGYPLLVGVSRKTMVGAITGREVAQRMPGSIVLAALAAERGATILRVHDVAETVDALAIASAVMGQQQ, encoded by the coding sequence ATGAGCACCATTCCCGCTATGTCGCCACAGCTTCGCTGTGGCGATCGCATTTTAGACCTCTCCAGACCGAGCGTGATGGCCGTGATCAATGTCACGCCGGACTCTTTTTCCGACGGCGGCCGGTTTGTTCGCGATGGGCGTATAGCCGTCGACGCTGTACTGGCACAGGTTGAGCGCGCGATTCAGTCTGGGGCGCAGTTGATTGATGTGGGCGGTGAGTCGACGCGCCCCGGTGCCGATGCGGTATCTGAGTCAGAAGAGTTAGAACGTGTTGTGCCGGTTGTAAGCGCGATTGCGGAGCGCTTTGAAACGATCATTTCTGTGGATACCAGTTCGGCGTCGGTAATTCGGGAGTCTGCGCGAGCGGGGGCAGGCTTGATCAATGATGTGCGCTCGCTGAGTCGCGAGGGTGCTATGCAGGCGGTGGCAGAGAGCGGTCTTCCCGTTTGCGTGATGCATATGAATGGCGAGCCTCAGGTAATGCAGCGCCAGCCGCATTATGACGACGTGGTTGCTGAGGTGATCGAATTTCTTGAGGCGCGTGTGGCGGCGTGTTTGGCGGCGGGCATCACTCAGGATCGCATTGTGCTGGACCCGGGGTTTGGTTTCGGGAAAAGTCTCGAACATAACCTCACGCTGTTTCGTGCCTTGCCTGCGTTGAAAGACCTGGGGTATCCGCTGTTGGTCGGTGTATCACGCAAAACGATGGTAGGCGCCATCACCGGTCGCGAGGTTGCGCAACGTATGCCGGGCAGTATCGTGCTGGCGGCGTTGGCCGCAGAGCGTGGCGCCACAATTCTCCGTGTTCATGACGTCGCGGAGACAGTCGATGCTCTCGCTATAGCGTCGGCGGTGATGGGACAACAACAATGA